A window of the Mesotoga prima MesG1.Ag.4.2 genome harbors these coding sequences:
- a CDS encoding sugar ABC transporter substrate-binding protein, whose protein sequence is MKKLSVLLIALIALFGVTALSTETMVCTYAQMANDFFLTFDKGAREAVEALGNMYIAASDDRSPEKFLFQIESFAAAGVKMIFGYSPTIESVIQASNFVNREKVYYANILEIADWWTPLDAGPYYGQFIGPDAYVDGYLGGLEMGRLLNGEGETCVLWGFPGSKAGNDRVRGYKAALMENFPNITVIGEEYADFIRDKGYSVTKDWIAKFGDRIDGIFGANTSMNVGAAIACEEAGLDHVFQVTTDANKSNLVDIKDGSLDVVAGIYGFWMAGRHAVTVYDMKNGWKPTVPETMMSTMQTFITPENVDWYIETFGKDAPYDYDWKKMSRTLHPDDWDPQGLLVPIYPERFTNWIYLDKPRGYEVPKEYKEAMESGLYQEIYELYLEKFTAAWVVPPFESSPYNYVFVANNLEEGLRADIVKRMENDVLVHEVIDVPYRFDIPDFGEGCNN, encoded by the coding sequence GTGAAAAAGCTCAGTGTTCTGTTAATTGCTCTTATTGCTTTGTTTGGTGTTACTGCACTTTCAACGGAAACAATGGTATGCACTTATGCACAGATGGCGAACGACTTCTTCCTTACTTTTGACAAAGGCGCAAGGGAGGCTGTCGAGGCTCTTGGAAACATGTACATAGCAGCCAGCGACGACAGGAGCCCCGAAAAGTTCCTGTTCCAAATCGAGTCCTTCGCTGCCGCCGGTGTCAAGATGATATTCGGTTACTCACCAACAATCGAATCCGTTATTCAGGCATCGAACTTCGTCAACAGAGAGAAAGTCTATTACGCGAATATCCTAGAGATAGCCGACTGGTGGACACCACTAGACGCTGGTCCATACTACGGTCAGTTCATTGGACCTGACGCTTATGTCGATGGTTATCTAGGCGGTCTGGAAATGGGCAGACTTCTCAATGGAGAGGGCGAGACCTGTGTTCTCTGGGGATTCCCCGGCTCCAAAGCAGGTAACGACAGAGTTAGAGGCTACAAAGCAGCTCTTATGGAGAACTTCCCGAATATCACTGTTATCGGAGAGGAATATGCAGACTTCATAAGAGACAAGGGCTACTCTGTTACCAAAGACTGGATCGCAAAGTTCGGTGACAGGATAGACGGAATATTTGGCGCAAATACCAGCATGAATGTTGGTGCGGCAATTGCCTGTGAAGAGGCCGGACTGGACCACGTTTTCCAGGTCACAACCGATGCTAACAAGTCCAACCTCGTCGATATCAAGGATGGAAGTCTCGACGTTGTCGCTGGAATTTACGGATTCTGGATGGCTGGAAGACATGCCGTTACTGTATACGACATGAAGAACGGCTGGAAACCGACCGTTCCTGAAACGATGATGTCAACAATGCAGACCTTCATTACCCCTGAAAACGTTGACTGGTACATCGAGACTTTCGGAAAGGACGCTCCATATGACTACGACTGGAAGAAGATGTCAAGAACGCTTCATCCAGACGACTGGGATCCACAGGGACTTCTAGTTCCCATATACCCCGAGAGATTTACCAACTGGATTTACCTTGACAAGCCCAGAGGTTACGAAGTTCCCAAGGAATACAAGGAAGCTATGGAATCCGGTCTTTACCAGGAGATCTACGAGCTTTACCTTGAAAAGTTCACAGCCGCGTGGGTCGTACCTCCATTCGAGAGCTCCCCATACAACTACGTATTTGTTGCAAACAACCTGGAAGAAGGTCTCAGAGCAGATATCGTAAAGAGAATGGAAAACGATGTGCTTGTTCATGAAGTTATTGACGTTCCCTACCGCTTCGACATTCCAGATTTTGGAGAAGGATGTAATAACTAA
- a CDS encoding DUF6305 family protein, with amino-acid sequence MKPKISLFLSVIFITFLISPLYANAIEPLARPPIIATAIGDGAASDVLALVCEIHGIDYENILQLKPEEFMEKLDSKNAPGTLAIAPGAMVEGDLYTLCGVEEIDVGQEISRIEELISIAKARGVPVVAIHIEGGFTSPDNDPRQSFDLLMPKADYIILVSPEGPSEYFSALSEQTGVQLIVVDKAERILDALDLLFSMSGS; translated from the coding sequence ATGAAACCAAAGATATCATTGTTTTTATCGGTCATATTCATCACGTTTCTAATCTCGCCGCTTTACGCAAACGCTATCGAGCCTCTTGCAAGACCCCCGATTATTGCAACGGCGATAGGCGACGGTGCTGCATCAGACGTTCTCGCTCTAGTCTGTGAAATCCACGGAATTGATTACGAAAACATCCTTCAATTGAAACCCGAAGAGTTCATGGAGAAGCTCGATTCGAAAAATGCGCCCGGAACTCTTGCTATTGCCCCTGGTGCCATGGTCGAGGGGGATCTATATACCTTATGCGGTGTTGAGGAAATCGATGTAGGGCAGGAGATTTCCAGAATAGAGGAGCTTATATCGATTGCGAAAGCGCGAGGAGTTCCCGTCGTGGCAATTCATATTGAAGGTGGCTTCACTTCACCAGATAACGATCCGAGGCAATCATTCGATTTGCTTATGCCAAAAGCCGACTACATAATCCTGGTGTCACCGGAAGGGCCGAGTGAGTATTTCTCCGCGCTCTCGGAGCAAACAGGAGTACAGCTGATAGTGGTCGACAAAGCCGAAAGAATTCTCGATGCTCTTGATCTCTTATTCTCAATGAGTGGATCTTGA
- a CDS encoding FGGY family carbohydrate kinase, whose translation MNSSVLFAGYDIGTTSSKVSILNAEGHIISNAKVNHPQEFSIDGFPEQDAQNWWEDFKKLTSIVGKEISLSRTEAIGLSSMCPCVLPVSDEGIPLRKSLMYGIDQRASKEVELLNESFSREKNRSIYTDYSSQSILPKLLWLRENQPAIFKSTSRILTANGYIGSKLTQSFVMDYFSASAGNLIDLNSLELFEEPFDRFDLSTSLFPEIRWALEPIGSLTRSASLETGLKEGITIFTGTGDACADAITNACIEPGSVSVSLGGTSIFIQSLEKPVWSPDLFVETGATPGSFTIGGATSCGGLLTDWIVERLFGLKASEKEVLLRDFDVKKYRPSNLILLPFFGGARTPFNDPGAKGIFFGLSMEADRENILSALFESIAIDIGMISDEIKRTALEPGQICVSGGGTRSEVLLGLIATALDRELLVCPQEYDSASGAGLIALWRFRNRASRKS comes from the coding sequence ATGAATTCAAGTGTGCTTTTCGCAGGATATGATATTGGAACGACTTCGAGCAAGGTTTCTATTCTAAACGCTGAAGGTCATATTATCTCAAATGCCAAGGTAAACCATCCTCAAGAGTTCTCGATAGATGGTTTTCCCGAACAGGATGCTCAGAACTGGTGGGAAGACTTCAAAAAACTGACTTCGATCGTTGGCAAAGAGATCTCGCTTTCGAGAACAGAAGCGATTGGACTCAGTTCAATGTGTCCATGTGTGCTTCCTGTTTCAGATGAGGGAATTCCACTGAGAAAGTCTCTCATGTACGGAATAGACCAGCGTGCTTCAAAAGAGGTTGAGCTTCTTAATGAATCCTTTAGTCGCGAGAAAAACAGATCAATTTATACGGATTACTCCAGCCAGTCGATTCTCCCTAAGCTTCTCTGGTTAAGAGAGAACCAGCCGGCGATTTTCAAGAGTACTTCGCGAATCCTTACTGCGAACGGCTACATTGGATCTAAACTTACACAGTCATTCGTAATGGATTATTTTTCAGCTTCGGCCGGTAATCTGATCGATCTAAATAGCCTCGAGCTCTTCGAAGAGCCTTTTGATCGTTTCGATCTATCGACGAGTCTCTTCCCGGAAATAAGATGGGCACTGGAGCCAATCGGGAGTTTAACTCGTAGCGCCTCGCTGGAAACAGGACTGAAAGAGGGAATAACGATATTTACGGGAACTGGCGATGCTTGTGCGGACGCGATCACCAATGCCTGCATAGAGCCCGGTAGTGTTTCGGTTTCACTCGGAGGAACATCGATATTCATTCAGTCTCTGGAGAAACCGGTATGGTCTCCAGATCTATTTGTCGAGACCGGAGCAACTCCCGGTTCCTTTACCATAGGAGGTGCAACGAGCTGCGGGGGCCTTCTGACAGACTGGATAGTTGAGCGATTGTTTGGTCTCAAGGCATCGGAAAAAGAGGTTCTTTTGAGGGATTTCGACGTCAAGAAGTATAGACCTTCTAATCTCATTCTTCTGCCTTTCTTTGGGGGAGCCCGAACACCCTTCAACGATCCAGGGGCAAAGGGTATCTTCTTCGGCCTTTCTATGGAAGCGGACAGGGAGAATATTCTCTCTGCGCTGTTTGAGTCTATTGCAATTGATATCGGCATGATAAGCGATGAGATCAAGAGGACGGCACTTGAACCAGGCCAAATCTGTGTCTCAGGAGGAGGAACCAGGAGCGAGGTTCTCCTCGGGCTGATTGCCACTGCTCTAGATCGTGAACTCCTGGTTTGTCCGCAAGAATACGACTCTGCTAGCGGTGCCGGGCTCATTGCTTTGTGGCGTTTTCGGAATCGAGCCTCTCGGAAGTCGTAG
- a CDS encoding ABC transporter permease yields MMDNRNRKRKFPLSKLWTPLLLVVLFLIFGLQYPTFLSAKNFNNLLVQMAILLIASMGMSMVVLMGSIDVSVGATITITAVASAMASSALGGASIIVGMIVGALVGLINGFLATFLKIPTFLSTIAMMGILNGTAVLMLKGSPYNVSSESFLAVARGSFLDGISNLITIPIIVVLITLLITKKTVLGRMIYAIGNNEYVCQYSGISVVKIQTFVFMIHGSLVGLAGALDASMLEAACPYTGDTYTLPVIAIVVMGGIPLSGGRGGPIGTVLGAMLVTVLISGLNFMGVTPEFRNVAMGALIIAGALMSNVGRPKMITVK; encoded by the coding sequence ATGATGGATAATCGAAACAGGAAGCGAAAGTTCCCACTTTCAAAGCTGTGGACTCCCTTACTACTTGTGGTTTTGTTCTTGATATTCGGTTTGCAGTATCCAACATTCTTGTCTGCAAAGAACTTCAACAACTTGCTCGTACAGATGGCCATTCTGCTGATTGCATCGATGGGTATGTCTATGGTCGTTCTGATGGGAAGTATTGACGTATCAGTCGGAGCGACGATAACGATTACTGCCGTGGCATCCGCAATGGCTAGCTCTGCGCTAGGTGGCGCATCGATTATTGTGGGGATGATAGTAGGGGCTCTGGTAGGTCTGATAAACGGTTTTCTGGCTACTTTCCTGAAAATCCCGACGTTTCTATCCACTATCGCCATGATGGGAATCTTAAATGGAACTGCAGTTTTGATGCTAAAAGGGTCTCCTTACAACGTCAGTTCTGAATCCTTTCTCGCAGTTGCAAGGGGAAGTTTTCTAGACGGCATATCAAACCTGATCACCATACCTATCATTGTGGTGCTTATAACACTTTTGATAACCAAGAAAACAGTGCTTGGCAGAATGATTTACGCCATCGGCAACAACGAGTACGTATGCCAGTATTCAGGGATCAGCGTTGTAAAGATTCAGACTTTTGTATTTATGATTCATGGTTCGCTCGTAGGACTAGCCGGGGCACTTGACGCATCTATGCTTGAAGCTGCATGCCCTTATACTGGTGATACTTATACCTTGCCCGTAATAGCAATCGTTGTCATGGGCGGCATTCCTCTTAGCGGAGGTCGAGGAGGACCAATCGGCACAGTTCTCGGAGCGATGCTGGTTACCGTTCTGATAAGCGGCCTGAATTTCATGGGTGTAACGCCTGAATTCAGGAACGTTGCAATGGGTGCTCTGATAATTGCCGGTGCGCTTATGTCCAATGTTGGAAGACCGAAGATGATCACCGTTAAGTGA
- a CDS encoding SGNH/GDSL hydrolase family protein, which translates to MFLKEGQRVLFQGDSVTDTDRDREDFFSLGDGYPAIISGLLGSAHPELRIEFLNRGVGGDRVRDLRRRWEVDCLDLSPDWVSILVGINDCWRLYDSNDKTEPENFESDYRYLLKSVRSKGASVIIMEPFFLPVFSGMERWTEDLGPKIQIIRRVAREFKAIYLPLDGIFAAAAARREPEFWAEDGVHPTPEGHALIARYWLQAMNITL; encoded by the coding sequence GTGTTTCTTAAAGAAGGTCAAAGAGTGCTCTTTCAAGGGGATAGCGTAACTGATACTGATAGAGACAGAGAGGACTTCTTTTCTCTTGGGGACGGTTATCCTGCAATTATCTCCGGACTCTTGGGTTCTGCGCATCCGGAACTGAGAATCGAGTTTCTGAACAGAGGCGTTGGAGGAGATAGGGTACGGGATCTTCGCAGACGCTGGGAAGTTGATTGCCTTGATCTCTCTCCTGACTGGGTTTCGATACTTGTGGGTATAAACGACTGTTGGCGCCTCTACGACAGCAACGATAAAACGGAGCCGGAGAACTTTGAAAGCGACTACAGGTATCTGCTGAAATCGGTCAGGTCAAAGGGAGCATCTGTGATAATAATGGAACCCTTCTTCCTTCCAGTCTTCTCTGGGATGGAGAGATGGACTGAAGATCTTGGACCGAAGATCCAGATAATCAGGAGAGTTGCGAGGGAATTTAAAGCGATTTATCTTCCGCTCGATGGAATTTTCGCTGCTGCAGCCGCGAGACGTGAGCCGGAATTCTGGGCCGAAGACGGTGTTCACCCCACTCCCGAGGGCCACGCCCTGATTGCCCGTTACTGGCTTCAGGCAATGAATATCACTCTTTGA
- a CDS encoding formylglycine-generating enzyme family protein, which yields MRKIKLLMLVSMLTYLYIFARSLDDSSFVRVRRGKFVMGDLSQSGFDNEWSPHFVNISHDFLISKYETTFSEFDEFCAETGREKSPDNGWGRRERPVIFVSWWDAVEYCNWLSEKQGLPPAYNSLGDLIDVKGEIVSSPSKAVGYRLPTEAEWEYAARGGDSAGDTIYSGHDQPGVVAWYNLNSDWKTSEVGMKEPNEIGIYDMSGNVWEWCFDWYESYPDSEQSDPCVLSKGNYRVIRGGSWHDFERYLRVSARSAYTPTGAAYDVGFRVCRTLCSVIN from the coding sequence ATGAGGAAGATCAAACTTCTTATGCTCGTGTCGATGCTCACATACCTGTACATCTTTGCGAGATCACTGGACGACTCGTCTTTTGTACGAGTCCGCAGAGGAAAATTCGTCATGGGTGATCTTTCGCAGTCCGGTTTTGACAATGAATGGTCACCTCACTTTGTTAATATAAGCCACGATTTCCTGATTTCGAAGTACGAAACTACTTTTTCGGAGTTTGATGAATTCTGTGCAGAAACCGGACGGGAGAAATCACCAGACAATGGTTGGGGAAGAAGAGAGAGGCCGGTGATATTTGTAAGCTGGTGGGATGCAGTAGAGTACTGCAACTGGTTGAGTGAGAAGCAGGGTCTGCCCCCGGCCTACAACTCTCTCGGAGATCTTATTGACGTAAAGGGAGAGATTGTTTCTTCGCCTTCTAAGGCTGTTGGGTATAGACTACCTACCGAAGCAGAGTGGGAATATGCAGCCAGAGGAGGCGATTCGGCCGGAGATACTATATATTCCGGACATGATCAACCGGGAGTGGTTGCCTGGTACAATCTCAACTCCGACTGGAAGACTTCTGAAGTTGGAATGAAGGAACCAAATGAAATCGGGATTTACGACATGAGTGGAAACGTCTGGGAATGGTGTTTTGACTGGTATGAGAGTTATCCGGATTCAGAGCAGAGCGATCCCTGTGTTCTTTCTAAGGGTAACTATAGAGTTATCAGAGGCGGATCCTGGCACGATTTCGAAAGATATCTGCGAGTCTCTGCAAGAAGTGCTTACACGCCTACGGGTGCAGCATATGATGTTGGGTTCAGAGTTTGTAGAACTCTTTGTAGCGTTATTAACTGA
- a CDS encoding ureidoglycolate lyase, producing MAVVDVKLEKLSEVSMRDFSTFGRIIGRDEDTEEGKYELHPVDAKPAVENSMIKAYWDLIPFKDNKEDRFSMGMLFVYPKPIGEVLNWTEVHYETYEFFFPLGGKQFIFVLAPKSKIPEAEKTRAFLIGPNEGVLLNKGTWHYPPFAIDGPTPVLMPRFGKLGEVTGDVTEAYGKKWETPVGNRYFKGQLHALKTDYYGEGYGGEYKIRIIL from the coding sequence ATGGCAGTGGTTGACGTAAAACTGGAAAAACTAAGTGAAGTAAGTATGAGAGATTTCAGCACCTTTGGCAGAATCATCGGTAGAGATGAAGACACGGAAGAAGGTAAGTATGAGTTGCATCCTGTGGACGCAAAACCCGCAGTCGAAAACAGCATGATCAAGGCATACTGGGATCTAATTCCTTTCAAGGACAACAAAGAAGACCGCTTTTCGATGGGTATGCTCTTTGTCTACCCTAAGCCAATAGGTGAGGTTCTAAACTGGACTGAGGTTCATTACGAAACTTACGAATTCTTTTTCCCTCTGGGTGGAAAGCAGTTCATCTTTGTTCTTGCTCCGAAGTCGAAGATCCCCGAAGCGGAGAAGACCAGAGCCTTCCTCATTGGACCGAATGAAGGCGTTCTTTTGAACAAAGGAACATGGCACTACCCGCCTTTCGCAATTGACGGCCCTACCCCTGTTTTAATGCCTCGCTTTGGAAAACTTGGAGAAGTCACCGGCGACGTAACTGAGGCCTATGGAAAGAAGTGGGAGACTCCTGTTGGAAACCGCTATTTCAAAGGACAATTGCACGCTTTGAAAACCGATTACTATGGCGAAGGTTACGGAGGCGAATACAAGATAAGAATCATTCTTTGA
- a CDS encoding ATP-binding cassette domain-containing protein, which translates to MEQCILDIKELSSNDTGNVNLKEINLEVNSSEVHALVGEYGAGKELVVNVLTGAEKKISGRVFFDGIDVTNKIKIGGSTDIMFLLEEPMVAEGLTVAENMYMLRSHSNVIKLINHSKINHTVKELIARFDLGISEKTHVYKLSTEEKKLIELLRLCIYEPRLVVLYEPTANLSSKSQDLLLRILTELKEKGTGILYVTNKWDEAMKYSDRISVLSEGVLCGTLSSEEAKDKPEKLLRLILGWKKSDSIKRETEEIETEDIIDAVLRAAEYLTSNYEINDVLKMLENYTCKIMESDSCYVYLVDEKTRTIMDTIKHKETELVEAALNDEVVMRIMDNKKLFVSNFDDVLFEKLFKSIRNTETIVCDPVSVRSHHTALFQVGYRKFYEPTEKQKKIFHTLSRQVALAIDNTRLMGSSVLLQESHHRIKNNLQTIVSLINIQKRSLDRKTGSEVEDLLDNVVSRVKSIAAVHDLLSHDELGRSIINLKSLVDTIVRFNIVDGTLQVRKDLDDIFIPYDKASGISLTISELINNCVKHAFKDLENGLISISCKSFDDNVEIIVEDNGTGFPNRSFSEKDEKLGLSLARSIVENQFDGTLEISSEKGARVKILIPKESLLLTRGS; encoded by the coding sequence ATGGAGCAATGTATTCTTGATATCAAAGAACTTAGTAGCAATGACACGGGCAATGTCAATCTCAAGGAGATCAATCTGGAAGTCAACTCTTCTGAAGTTCACGCCCTTGTTGGAGAGTATGGTGCCGGAAAGGAGCTTGTTGTTAATGTTCTCACCGGAGCTGAAAAGAAGATTTCCGGAAGAGTGTTTTTTGATGGAATAGATGTCACGAACAAAATCAAGATCGGAGGTTCGACGGACATCATGTTCCTCCTCGAAGAACCTATGGTTGCAGAGGGTTTAACCGTGGCAGAGAACATGTACATGTTGAGAAGTCATTCCAATGTTATCAAGCTGATTAACCATTCGAAGATAAACCACACTGTGAAAGAACTCATCGCAAGATTCGACCTTGGCATTTCAGAGAAGACTCACGTGTATAAGCTTTCGACCGAGGAGAAAAAGCTTATAGAGCTTCTGAGGCTATGTATTTATGAGCCTCGGTTGGTGGTTCTGTACGAACCTACTGCCAATTTAAGTTCCAAGTCACAGGATCTTCTTCTTAGAATACTCACCGAACTGAAGGAAAAGGGAACGGGAATACTCTATGTCACAAACAAGTGGGACGAGGCAATGAAATACTCCGACAGAATAAGTGTTCTATCCGAAGGGGTGCTTTGTGGAACTCTAAGCTCCGAAGAAGCGAAAGACAAGCCGGAGAAACTTCTAAGACTCATACTCGGATGGAAAAAATCAGATTCGATAAAACGAGAGACCGAGGAAATAGAAACAGAGGACATTATCGACGCCGTTTTGAGGGCGGCCGAGTATCTTACTTCTAATTACGAGATTAATGATGTCTTGAAAATGCTTGAAAACTACACATGCAAAATTATGGAGTCCGACTCCTGTTATGTGTACCTGGTCGATGAAAAGACCAGAACGATTATGGACACAATAAAACACAAAGAGACTGAGTTAGTTGAAGCCGCCCTTAATGACGAAGTTGTAATGAGAATAATGGACAACAAGAAGCTCTTTGTTTCAAATTTCGATGATGTGCTTTTTGAAAAGCTCTTTAAGAGCATTCGAAATACCGAGACAATTGTTTGTGACCCAGTCTCAGTAAGATCTCACCACACCGCCTTGTTTCAGGTAGGCTATCGTAAATTCTATGAGCCAACTGAAAAGCAGAAAAAGATATTTCATACGCTTTCGAGGCAGGTCGCCCTTGCAATAGACAATACCAGGCTTATGGGGAGTTCGGTGTTGCTTCAGGAAAGCCACCACAGGATAAAGAATAATCTTCAGACCATTGTAAGTCTTATAAATATCCAGAAGAGGAGTTTGGATAGAAAGACAGGCAGCGAAGTCGAGGATCTTCTGGACAATGTTGTTTCCAGGGTGAAAAGTATCGCCGCCGTTCATGATCTTCTTTCTCACGACGAGCTTGGTAGAAGTATAATAAACCTGAAGAGTCTCGTAGATACTATTGTGCGTTTCAACATAGTAGATGGTACTCTTCAGGTAAGGAAAGATCTCGATGACATCTTTATTCCATACGACAAAGCAAGCGGGATCTCGCTGACGATAAGCGAATTGATAAACAACTGCGTGAAACACGCTTTCAAAGATTTAGAGAACGGTTTAATATCGATTTCCTGCAAGAGCTTTGACGATAATGTGGAAATAATCGTCGAGGATAATGGTACGGGATTTCCCAATAGATCCTTCTCCGAAAAAGACGAAAAACTGGGGCTTTCTCTAGCGAGATCTATCGTTGAAAATCAGTTCGACGGTACTCTTGAAATCTCCTCGGAAAAAGGAGCAAGAGTAAAGATCCTGATTCCAAAAGAGAGCCTTTTGCTAACGAGAGGCTCATAA
- a CDS encoding ABC transporter permease: MRNLALKNLFKKGLKAENLIEVLPYLLLVGIFVVFAILYPPFSRIRNITGILTVSSVFLLVAAGETFPILMGSIDLSVGAMLSSCAIVAAYFFPQGGLGMIVLAIVVGFLSGLINGLLVVLLKLPSFIVTLAMMYVYVGIATGLTNGYNISIRNRDFAWISTGQMIEGIPNVIIWAFIVFAVFVFISRKTVVGRYILAIGSNEESVKKMGINTNKYRIIAFTFSGLLVGIASVLLSSYLGMAPARLGDKYLFNTLIAVVVGGTSIMGGSGGLLKTLIGVLLISMFDNGMSLIGSTSNVQNIAKGILLIAAISLVMLPHRRGRLLLTK; this comes from the coding sequence ATGAGGAATTTGGCTCTCAAAAATCTCTTTAAAAAAGGACTAAAAGCAGAGAACCTTATTGAAGTACTTCCCTACTTGTTGCTTGTTGGAATCTTTGTGGTTTTCGCAATCTTATATCCGCCATTCTCAAGAATAAGGAATATCACAGGTATTCTGACAGTCTCGAGCGTCTTCCTTCTGGTTGCCGCCGGAGAGACTTTTCCCATACTCATGGGAAGCATAGATCTCTCTGTGGGCGCCATGCTTTCATCCTGTGCGATTGTTGCCGCTTACTTCTTTCCTCAGGGTGGATTAGGGATGATAGTTCTTGCGATAGTCGTAGGATTCCTTTCGGGACTGATTAACGGTCTACTGGTGGTACTTCTGAAACTTCCGTCTTTCATCGTTACACTGGCGATGATGTATGTCTATGTGGGAATAGCTACTGGTCTAACAAATGGTTATAACATATCCATTAGAAACAGGGACTTTGCCTGGATTTCGACGGGACAGATGATCGAAGGCATTCCAAATGTCATTATTTGGGCCTTCATTGTATTTGCAGTTTTCGTATTCATAAGCAGGAAGACAGTAGTGGGAAGATACATTTTGGCAATAGGAAGCAACGAAGAGTCCGTGAAGAAAATGGGAATCAATACAAATAAATATAGGATAATCGCGTTCACATTCTCCGGGTTATTGGTCGGTATTGCCTCTGTTTTACTTTCTTCTTATCTAGGAATGGCACCAGCAAGACTTGGAGACAAGTACCTCTTCAATACGCTAATAGCCGTGGTCGTTGGTGGGACTTCCATCATGGGAGGTTCTGGTGGTTTATTGAAGACACTCATAGGGGTTCTTCTCATCAGTATGTTCGATAATGGAATGAGTCTAATTGGAAGTACATCGAATGTCCAAAACATTGCAAAAGGCATACTGCTAATCGCAGCCATTTCACTCGTAATGCTTCCTCATCGACGCGGAAGATTACTTCTTACCAAGTAG
- a CDS encoding ANTAR domain-containing response regulator, with amino-acid sequence MDNSLNILIAEDEYIVLRGLKETLTDLGHNVIGEAMDGETFVKLALEKDPDLLIVDINLPALSGIEAIERIGKVKLVPSIIVTGYSSEETVKRANSAGVFNYLVKPVDEKELKPAIEIAMGRFKEFVLLKKELQEQGEALEARKLIERAKGILMDRNGIKESEAMKLLQKISRDKNLKLVVVAREIIEADNTLHYGM; translated from the coding sequence ATGGATAATTCTTTAAACATACTAATCGCAGAAGACGAGTACATAGTCCTTAGAGGGCTCAAAGAAACACTGACTGATCTCGGTCACAATGTTATAGGAGAGGCTATGGATGGCGAAACCTTCGTAAAACTAGCGCTTGAAAAGGATCCGGATTTACTGATCGTAGATATTAACCTTCCAGCGCTTAGCGGAATTGAAGCGATTGAGAGAATAGGAAAAGTAAAACTCGTACCCTCGATAATCGTTACTGGTTACAGCAGCGAAGAGACCGTCAAGCGGGCGAACTCTGCAGGGGTCTTTAACTATCTCGTCAAACCCGTTGATGAGAAGGAACTCAAGCCCGCCATAGAGATTGCGATGGGCCGTTTTAAGGAGTTTGTGCTTCTTAAGAAGGAACTCCAAGAGCAGGGAGAGGCTCTAGAGGCAAGAAAACTCATAGAAAGGGCAAAGGGGATTTTGATGGACCGCAATGGGATCAAGGAATCAGAGGCGATGAAGTTGCTCCAGAAGATTAGTAGAGATAAGAATCTGAAGCTTGTTGTTGTTGCAAGGGAAATCATAGAAGCAGACAATACTCTGCATTACGGTATGTAG